The nucleotide window CTACGCGTGGGACCTCTTTCGCGCGGGCCAGGTCGAGCCGGCGCTGACGCGCTGGGTCGAAGTCGCCAGCGCCTACGGATCGCCCTCGTGGGCGCCGCCCACGCTGGCACTGGCGCTGTGGCGTCTGGACCGCAAGCAGGAAGCGGTTGCCTGGTTCGGCGCCGCCGTGCGCACGGAACCCGCCGTCTGGATCGACGCACGCAACTTCGCTTCGCAGCTCCCGGACTGGAAGCAGGAAGATCGCGACACGCTGGCCGAAGTCCTGGGTGCCTGGCAAGCCAATCCACCGACCTGGCCCTGACCGCGTGAGACAATGGGCCCGGTGGGCGGCCGCAGTGTGCGGTTGCCGGAAGGGCGCGCGCCTCGATGATCAACAACGACCTCGGCATCGAATCCCATCGCGCACGCCTGGATGCGGTGGGCAGGGTCCAGATCCCGGCGTTCCTGCAGGAGTCGTCGGCGGAACGACTGCGTGAGTGCCTCAGCCGCGAAGTCCCGTGGGAGCCCGGCCAGCGCAGCGACAGGCCGCCGCTGTTGCCCGCCGCCGCGCAAGGGCTGCCGCCCCCCCAGCAGGACCGGGCTCGCCTCATGGAGGCGGTACGCAGAGCGATGGGCGGGTTCGAATTCTTCTTCGATCGCTTCAAGATGATCGAGGCGCGCCGCGACGGCCTGCATCCGGGACTGGTGCTGCACGCGGTGGTGGATTTCCTCAACTCGCCCGAGTTCCTCGCCTTCGCGCGCGAGCTTACCGGCGATGCCGATATCCGGATGGTGAGTGCGATGGCCGTGCGTTACCGCCCCGGCCACTTCCTGCGCATGCACGACGACAAGTCGCACGAGGAAGACCGGGCGTTCGCCTACGTCATCAACCTGGGACGCCGCTGGGAAGCCGACTGGGGCGGCCTGCTGCAGTTCGTCGATGACCGGCAGAACGTCGTCGAGACTTTCACCCCGCACTGGAACAGCCTCAGCCTGTTCCGCGTGCCACAGGCGCATCAGGTCAGCCAGGTGGCGCCTTGGGCGGGTGACCATCGTTACAGCATCACGGGCTGGTTCCGCCGCTCCTGAAGTCTGCGCAGCGCGCAGACATGCTCCCGCGTCCCCGATAGGAGGTGTCAATGTCCCTGTTGCGACCCCTGGCTTGTTGCGCGCTGCTGCTTGCCGCATCGCACGCCGCCGCCGCCGACCGCATCGCCGGCCGCGCCTTCGCCACCCGTTCCGATGTCATCGCGCCGCACGCGATGGCGGCCACCTCGCATCCGCTGGCCACGCAGATCGCGCTGGACGTCATGAAGCAGGGCGGCACCGCGATGGACGCGGCCATCGCGGCCAACGCGGCACTCGGCCTGATGGAGCCCACCGGCAACGGCATCGGTGGCGACCTGTTCGCCATCGTATGGGATCCGAAGACGAAAAAGCTGCACGGCTACAACGGCTCCGGCCGCTCGCCGAAGTCGCTCACGCTGGACTACTTCCGGCAGCAGGGCATCACCGACATCCCGCCGCACGGCCCGCTGCCTGTCAGCGTGCCG belongs to Pseudoxanthomonas sp. F37 and includes:
- a CDS encoding 2OG-Fe(II) oxygenase family protein, translating into MINNDLGIESHRARLDAVGRVQIPAFLQESSAERLRECLSREVPWEPGQRSDRPPLLPAAAQGLPPPQQDRARLMEAVRRAMGGFEFFFDRFKMIEARRDGLHPGLVLHAVVDFLNSPEFLAFARELTGDADIRMVSAMAVRYRPGHFLRMHDDKSHEEDRAFAYVINLGRRWEADWGGLLQFVDDRQNVVETFTPHWNSLSLFRVPQAHQVSQVAPWAGDHRYSITGWFRRS